A region from the Lolium perenne isolate Kyuss_39 chromosome 4, Kyuss_2.0, whole genome shotgun sequence genome encodes:
- the LOC127294179 gene encoding uncharacterized protein: protein MTSRTQGQPPLPTPSAQTYRRHRGASYSSSSSSSSSFSTVSSAASSPSPSPRTTSVPFSWEHHPGIPKNHTFLRGAANPAASQPTPLPLPPPLRARPSRRRANRPATGAPGIIDPFAAALAECTKERANAIDIDALFPPTPESVVRSAPRRWSITAGGMVGLLDLYGCKSAMGVAEGAFVMRRPVAVVGRAGQGRTGRPGRR, encoded by the coding sequence ATGACGTCCCGAACGCAAGGGCAACCACCACTGCCGACGCCGTCGGCTCAGACTTACCGGCGCCACCGTGGGGCCTCCtactcgtcgtcttcctcctcctcgtcgtctttcTCCACGGTCTCCTCTGCTGCATCCTCGCCGTCACCCTCCCCGCGCACCACCTCCGTCCCCTTCTCCTGGGAGCACCACCCGGGCATCCCCAAGAACCACACCTTCCTCCGCGGCGCCGCCAACCCTGCCGCCTCTCAGCCCACGCCGCTCCCGCTCCCGCCGCCACTCCGCGCGCGGCCCTCTCGCCGCAGGGCCAACAGGCCGGCCACAGGCGCTCCTGGCATCATCGACCCCTTCGCCGCCGCGCTGGCAGAGTGTACCAAGGAGCGCGCCAACGCCATCGACATCGACGCGCTGTTCCCTCCTACGCCGGAGTCAGTCGTCCGCAGCGCGCCCCGGCGGTGGTCCATTACCGCCGGCGGGATGGTCGGGTTGTTGGACCTGTACGGGTGCAAGAGCGCCATGGGCGTCGCCGAGGGCGCCTTCGTCATGCGCCGGCCAGTGGCGGTCGTCGGACGCGCGGGACAGGGCCGTACGGGCCGGCCCGGGAGAAGATAA